The Methanothermobacter tenebrarum genome has a window encoding:
- the hpt gene encoding hypoxanthine/guanine phosphoribosyltransferase yields MLKILEKTLKKAPIIKKGEYNYFVHPITDGIPLTTPEMLEEVVDEITRRYTLDVDKIVCIEAMGIHLATALSLKTRIPFVVVRKREYGLPGEVAVHQTTGYSEGELYINGIKKGDRLLVIDDVVSTGGTLLAVLEALKKMDVEVAKVIVIIEKGEGKKLVEEKTGYKINTLIKVDIVDDKIITSPPEEA; encoded by the coding sequence ATGCTAAAAATATTGGAGAAAACATTGAAAAAAGCACCCATCATAAAAAAAGGAGAGTATAATTACTTCGTGCACCCAATAACCGATGGAATACCACTCACAACCCCTGAAATGCTGGAAGAGGTGGTTGATGAGATAACAAGACGCTATACTCTAGATGTTGATAAGATAGTGTGTATAGAGGCCATGGGCATCCACCTTGCCACAGCATTGTCACTTAAAACAAGAATACCATTCGTCGTTGTAAGAAAACGCGAATACGGCCTCCCAGGCGAAGTCGCAGTCCACCAAACCACAGGATACAGTGAAGGAGAATTATACATCAACGGCATCAAAAAAGGTGACAGACTCCTTGTCATAGACGACGTTGTAAGTACTGGGGGGACACTATTAGCAGTCCTAGAAGCTCTCAAAAAAATGGACGTAGAAGTGGCTAAAGTCATAGTTATAATAGAAAAAGGCGAAGGTAAAAAACTCGTAGAAGAAAAAACAGGCTACAAAATAAACACACTGATAAAAGTGGATATCGTCGATGATAAAATAATAACAAGCCCCCCAGAGGAGGCCTAG
- the dph2 gene encoding diphthamide biosynthesis enzyme Dph2 produces MADYQFETRKVIEKIKEYNPRIIGLQFPDGLKIHALKLVRQLEKELEVTVIISADPCYGACDIADTKLENIVDLLIHYGHTPLPLDYKIPVIFVEAYAKIDIIPALRSSLRLLSGYEKIGVATTTQHLHLLDEAIKFLEDHGKRVLSDEGVGTRRGQVLGCNFSSVKKLNVDAYLFIGSGDFHPLGIRLSTGKPVIAADPYTGEAKSIEDFADRILRIRFAAITRAREAEKWGVIMSSKKGQERLSLALNLKQMLEESGREAFIIILEDISPELLVPFRELDAFVVSACPRMPIDDYHLYDRPILTPIELEIALDKRRWEDYTLDEIIF; encoded by the coding sequence TTGGCAGATTACCAATTTGAAACACGCAAAGTCATAGAAAAGATTAAAGAGTATAATCCCAGGATAATAGGATTACAGTTCCCAGACGGCCTTAAAATCCATGCACTAAAGCTAGTCCGGCAACTCGAAAAAGAACTCGAGGTCACTGTTATAATATCCGCCGATCCATGTTATGGTGCATGTGACATTGCAGATACCAAACTAGAAAATATAGTGGATCTTCTAATACATTATGGTCACACACCTTTACCACTCGATTATAAGATCCCAGTCATCTTCGTGGAAGCATACGCTAAAATTGATATAATACCAGCCCTCAGATCATCTCTCAGATTATTATCTGGATATGAAAAGATAGGAGTGGCCACCACCACCCAACACTTACACCTACTTGATGAGGCCATAAAATTTTTGGAAGATCATGGAAAGAGGGTTCTCTCAGATGAAGGGGTTGGTACGAGGAGGGGGCAAGTTTTAGGTTGTAATTTCTCATCGGTTAAAAAATTAAACGTGGATGCTTACCTATTTATTGGTAGTGGAGATTTCCACCCTCTTGGTATAAGATTATCCACAGGGAAACCAGTTATCGCGGCAGATCCATACACTGGAGAGGCGAAAAGCATTGAGGATTTCGCTGATAGGATTTTAAGAATAAGATTCGCGGCCATTACAAGGGCGAGAGAAGCTGAGAAATGGGGGGTTATAATGTCATCTAAGAAGGGCCAGGAGAGGCTATCATTGGCTCTCAACTTGAAGCAGATGCTTGAAGAGTCTGGAAGAGAAGCGTTTATAATAATATTAGAGGATATTTCACCAGAGTTACTCGTCCCATTCAGGGAATTGGATGCTTTTGTGGTTTCTGCTTGTCCAAGAATGCCTATAGATGATTATCATTTGTATGATAGGCCTATTTTAACCCCTATAGAATTGGAGATAGCCCTTGATAAAAGGAGATGGGAAGATTATACCTTGGATGAGATCATATTCTAG
- a CDS encoding signal recognition particle protein Srp54, with product MLGKLGKSLAKTMKKLAGMTIVDEEVVKEVIKDIQRALIQADVNIKLVFKLSKSIEERALNEEPPKGVTPKEHIIRIVYEEMVKLVGETPKPLKIDKKPYKILFIGLQGSGKTTTIGKLSRHLQKKGLNTAIVCTDTWRPAAFDQLKQLTQEINIPVYGEPENKNPLEIANKGLEKFKDYDVIIFDTAGRHKEEKHLLEEMEQLSTAIKPDETILVIDGTIGQQAKEQARAFSQSTPVGSIIVTKLDGSAKGGGALSAVAETGAPIKFIGTGEKLEDFEVFDPERFISRLLGMGDIRSLLEKAEEIAEEQEVSEEAVDAILTGRFTLREMKSQFEMMGKMGPLQQVINMIPGLDKLPKNAPDATEEKIKKYLTIMDSMTEYELDHPEAIKHSRIKRIARGSGTRNEDVKELLKYYKVTKKAMKGLGRRNRGGPMGQLMRQFLR from the coding sequence ATGTTAGGCAAACTAGGCAAGAGTCTTGCAAAGACCATGAAAAAATTGGCAGGGATGACCATAGTAGATGAAGAAGTGGTGAAAGAGGTTATAAAGGATATACAACGTGCACTAATCCAAGCAGATGTTAATATAAAACTAGTATTCAAATTATCCAAGTCAATAGAAGAAAGAGCCCTCAATGAAGAACCTCCAAAGGGTGTCACCCCAAAAGAGCATATCATAAGGATAGTATACGAAGAAATGGTGAAACTTGTTGGAGAAACTCCAAAGCCCCTCAAAATAGACAAAAAACCATATAAGATACTCTTCATAGGACTGCAAGGGAGTGGTAAAACAACCACCATAGGTAAGTTAAGCCGCCACCTCCAAAAGAAAGGACTGAACACAGCCATAGTATGCACAGACACATGGAGACCAGCCGCATTTGACCAGTTAAAACAACTCACACAAGAGATCAACATACCAGTTTATGGAGAACCAGAAAACAAAAACCCGCTAGAAATCGCGAATAAAGGACTTGAAAAATTCAAAGACTACGACGTCATAATCTTTGACACGGCAGGACGCCACAAAGAAGAAAAACACCTACTCGAAGAAATGGAGCAACTATCAACTGCAATCAAACCAGATGAGACAATACTCGTAATCGACGGTACAATAGGACAACAAGCAAAAGAACAAGCCCGAGCATTCTCCCAGAGCACCCCAGTTGGGTCAATAATAGTGACAAAACTTGACGGATCAGCCAAGGGTGGTGGCGCATTATCAGCAGTTGCAGAGACAGGAGCCCCAATAAAATTCATAGGCACAGGTGAAAAATTAGAAGATTTCGAGGTATTCGACCCCGAAAGGTTCATATCCAGGCTCCTAGGAATGGGTGACATCAGAAGCTTGCTAGAAAAAGCAGAAGAAATCGCAGAAGAACAAGAAGTAAGTGAAGAGGCAGTGGACGCCATTCTCACGGGCAGATTCACCCTAAGGGAGATGAAATCGCAATTCGAGATGATGGGGAAAATGGGGCCATTACAACAAGTTATAAACATGATACCAGGCCTTGATAAACTGCCAAAGAATGCGCCCGATGCAACAGAAGAAAAAATCAAAAAATACCTTACCATAATGGACTCCATGACAGAATACGAATTGGACCATCCAGAAGCGATCAAACACTCAAGGATAAAAAGGATTGCAAGGGGCTCAGGCACAAGGAACGAAGATGTTAAAGAACTCCTAAAATATTACAAGGTTACAAAAAAGGCCATGAAAGGCCTTGGAAGGCGGAACAGGGGAGGTCCGATGGGACAATTAATGAGACAATTCTTACGCTAG